One genomic segment of Helicobacter enhydrae includes these proteins:
- a CDS encoding succinyldiaminopimelate transaminase: protein MLTSFNPYPFERLNLLIKDIKPNTPKITNLTIGEPQFQTPQVIQNALKDSVSLLNKYPKSKGEDFLIEAQLDFIAHRFGVQLSSAEIIPTFGTREVLFNFPQFLLHGKETPTIAYPSPFYQIYEGGAIASGATAILMPLTAENHFKPSLTQEDLQRVHLVILNSPNNPTGSVLGIDELQQWVEYALKYDFVVLNDECYSEIYQHTPPPSILEASKLAKNDTFKNVLALNSISKRSSAPGLRSGFIAGDREILKFYRQYRTYLGCALPLPLQHASAKAWQTSGEEIRKCYARNLEIAQELFSEIVISPYTFYLWLKVKDDLAITKKLYQEAGILVLPGRFLGKNGEGFIRVALVYPDDIMLPALKTLKTFLDQEI from the coding sequence ATGCTAACAAGTTTCAATCCCTACCCTTTTGAACGACTTAATCTTTTGATCAAAGACATCAAACCCAATACACCCAAAATCACCAATCTCACCATTGGAGAGCCACAATTCCAAACCCCTCAAGTGATTCAAAATGCACTCAAAGACTCTGTTTCCTTGCTCAACAAATACCCCAAATCAAAGGGTGAGGATTTTTTGATAGAAGCTCAACTTGATTTCATCGCACATCGTTTTGGTGTCCAACTCTCAAGTGCAGAAATCATCCCTACTTTTGGGACTAGAGAAGTGTTGTTCAATTTTCCACAATTTTTGCTACACGGCAAAGAAACTCCCACAATCGCTTATCCAAGCCCTTTTTATCAAATCTATGAAGGGGGAGCAATCGCAAGTGGAGCCACTGCGATCTTGATGCCCCTCACTGCAGAGAACCATTTCAAACCCTCGCTAACACAAGAGGATCTCCAAAGGGTGCATCTTGTGATTCTCAACTCCCCAAACAACCCAACAGGCAGTGTGCTTGGAATCGATGAGCTACAACAATGGGTGGAATACGCACTCAAATACGATTTTGTCGTGCTAAACGATGAATGCTATAGCGAAATCTACCAACACACCCCTCCACCAAGTATCCTTGAAGCTTCCAAACTTGCCAAAAATGACACCTTCAAAAATGTCCTTGCCCTCAACTCTATTTCCAAACGCTCCTCTGCACCGGGGCTTAGGAGTGGATTTATCGCAGGAGATAGAGAGATTTTGAAGTTTTATCGCCAATATCGCACTTATTTGGGCTGTGCTTTGCCATTGCCACTGCAACACGCAAGTGCAAAAGCATGGCAAACTTCAGGCGAAGAGATCAGAAAATGCTACGCACGCAATCTAGAAATAGCTCAAGAATTATTCTCTGAGATTGTCATCTCCCCCTACACTTTTTATCTTTGGCTCAAAGTCAAAGATGATCTAGCAATCACCAAAAAGCTCTATCAAGAAGCTGGGATTTTGGTTTTGCCCGGGCGATTTTTGGGAAAAAACGGCGAAGGCTTCATTAGAGTGGCTCTTGTGTATCCTGATGACATTATGCTCCCCGCCCTAAAAACCCTCAAAACTTTCTTAGATCAGGAGATTTAA
- a CDS encoding response regulator — MQNLKTLTILYAEDEQDTLKITANILEDYVKEIIVARDGQEALEIFNACKVDLILTDILMPRLNGLELIKAVRNGHKNPSIPIIITSAHAEVQYLLEAIKLRTDGYILKPINIEELLSTLNRVMLPILQQEMIQAQTLLINTISTFIGGKKIEIIRYLLNNVGEDHIFRGSYQDIIETLNVSKPTVVKTFKQLIDTGIITKIRNKIYKLHPNVIPQD, encoded by the coding sequence ATGCAAAATCTCAAAACCCTCACAATCCTATATGCCGAAGACGAGCAAGACACGCTCAAGATTACGGCAAATATTTTGGAAGACTATGTCAAAGAAATCATCGTAGCTAGAGACGGACAAGAGGCACTAGAAATCTTCAATGCTTGTAAGGTGGATTTGATCCTCACAGATATTTTGATGCCAAGACTCAATGGTCTAGAGCTCATCAAAGCAGTGCGTAATGGTCACAAAAACCCCTCGATCCCAATCATCATCACTTCAGCACACGCAGAAGTTCAATACCTCCTAGAAGCGATCAAGCTACGCACCGATGGCTATATCCTCAAACCTATCAATATCGAGGAGCTACTCTCAACGCTCAATCGCGTTATGCTCCCAATCTTGCAACAAGAGATGATCCAAGCCCAAACTTTGCTCATCAATACAATCTCTACCTTTATAGGAGGGAAAAAAATAGAAATCATTCGCTATTTGCTTAATAATGTCGGAGAGGATCATATTTTTAGAGGTTCTTATCAAGACATCATTGAGACGCTCAATGTCAGCAAACCCACCGTTGTCAAGACATTCAAACAGCTCATCGATACAGGGATCATCACAAAGATTCGCAACAAAATCTACAAGCTCCACCCCAATGTCATCCCACAAGACTAG
- a CDS encoding sensor histidine kinase: MLKLSTIKNKILGASLEYKAKILILNICIGLILVTLTMLFSLFGLKYDYDSHFINQEQKLKDLIVIQNIYSDLLTKLLREQDPQKELQLLKQAWSEFNAINEKTNLFTHFKDFYAKVFLSHHKELEELKNSEAQIKQIIGERFDDTSILAQEEILANLNTLIHKTIQLHIQILNLKKQATDSLFLFSSSLLIVIACIIILITLVFAQMILVSIKNIHHSLKLIVSDKTKQLRQINDDLQKTIKKEVADSKRKDQIMHQQARLASIGEMIQNIAHQWRQPLNTLVLIIQSFKSKADNDKLTREFIDTQTKDALRIAHNMSETIEDFRNFFQPSTTKTHFSFANSLQSAFNIAKAHLQHQNIGIQTAIPQDFSIFGYENAFTQVLLILINNAKDAILSHQIPKGIIELQVSTEEQYYCIQIKDNGGGIQFQDKERIFEPYVTTKHKSVGTGVGLYMAKQILECQMDGKIFVENIHWCNRITQEEYFGAMFSIKLPMTIISPKES, encoded by the coding sequence ATGTTGAAACTCTCGACCATCAAAAACAAAATTTTGGGTGCATCACTTGAATACAAAGCAAAGATTTTGATTCTCAACATTTGTATTGGGCTTATTCTCGTCACTCTCACGATGTTATTCTCTCTCTTTGGCTTGAAATATGACTATGATTCCCACTTCATCAATCAAGAACAAAAGCTCAAAGATTTGATTGTCATACAAAACATCTATTCTGACCTTTTGACCAAACTTCTGCGTGAGCAAGATCCCCAAAAAGAACTCCAACTTCTCAAACAAGCTTGGAGTGAGTTTAATGCAATCAATGAAAAAACCAACCTTTTTACGCATTTCAAAGATTTTTATGCAAAAGTTTTTTTGAGTCATCACAAAGAATTGGAAGAGCTCAAAAACTCAGAGGCACAAATCAAGCAAATCATCGGTGAGCGTTTCGATGACACAAGCATTTTGGCACAAGAGGAGATTTTGGCAAACCTCAACACCCTCATCCACAAAACAATCCAGCTCCATATCCAAATCCTCAACCTCAAAAAACAAGCCACCGATTCATTGTTTTTGTTCTCCTCAAGTCTGCTGATTGTGATTGCGTGTATTATTATTTTGATCACACTTGTTTTTGCCCAAATGATTCTTGTGTCTATCAAAAACATCCACCACTCTCTCAAACTCATTGTTTCAGACAAAACCAAACAACTACGCCAAATCAACGATGACCTGCAAAAAACCATCAAAAAAGAAGTCGCTGATTCCAAACGCAAAGATCAGATTATGCACCAACAAGCAAGACTTGCTTCAATCGGTGAGATGATACAAAACATCGCCCACCAATGGCGACAGCCACTCAACACCCTTGTTTTGATCATCCAAAGTTTCAAAAGCAAAGCAGACAACGACAAGCTCACCAGAGAGTTTATTGACACCCAAACCAAAGATGCCCTAAGGATTGCCCACAATATGTCAGAAACGATTGAAGACTTCCGCAACTTTTTTCAACCTAGCACGACAAAGACACATTTCTCTTTTGCCAATAGTCTGCAAAGTGCGTTTAATATCGCCAAAGCCCACTTGCAACACCAAAACATCGGTATCCAAACCGCGATCCCTCAAGATTTTTCAATCTTTGGGTATGAAAATGCATTTACACAAGTTTTGCTCATCCTCATCAACAACGCCAAAGATGCGATTCTCTCACATCAGATTCCAAAAGGCATTATTGAGCTTCAAGTCTCAACAGAAGAGCAGTATTATTGCATCCAGATCAAAGACAACGGGGGAGGGATCCAATTCCAAGACAAAGAAAGGATCTTTGAGCCGTATGTGACAACCAAGCACAAATCCGTAGGAACAGGGGTGGGACTCTATATGGCAAAGCAGATTCTAGAATGCCAAATGGATGGCAAAATCTTTGTTGAAAATATACATTGGTGCAATAGAATCACACAAGAGGAATACTTTGGTGCAATGTTTTCAATCAAACTTCCTATGACGATTATCTCACCTAAGGAGTCATAA
- a CDS encoding methyl-accepting chemotaxis protein has protein sequence MFFGQEIKAQLALCQEKLRDVNTFVKCVDQSVCVVKLGLSGEMIFANEKYLQTVGYTFEELKSIGYKNIRNPQVSESDYNNLWASIRNKEDVAGVFSQVKRGGGLVWFYTSFNCVCDDSGKVLHVLAFAIEISDFVQKANESRDTLNAVNRSMATIEFDINGSIISANENFLKTVNYTLDEIKGKHHRIFCEPSFVQSKDYTQFWERLRRGEFVAGKFKRLGKDNKEVWLEASYNPILDSNGRVYRVIKFATDITAQVLNDRENTKIASQMAQENDRLTTEGTGVIEKTTDNMKQISEMMQTSSSLVASLGSQSDEITSIIQTIKDIADQTNLLALNAAIEAARAGEHGRGFAVVADEVRKLAERTGQSIAEITTTINSIRDVTGRVVDSIKMSIDQVDDGVKLTGEAKEFMDKIRESASQVAQTIQNRSNS, from the coding sequence TTGTTTTTTGGTCAGGAAATAAAAGCACAACTTGCTTTGTGTCAAGAGAAATTAAGAGATGTCAATACATTTGTCAAATGCGTTGATCAGTCAGTTTGCGTTGTGAAGTTGGGGTTGAGTGGTGAAATGATTTTTGCCAATGAAAAATACTTGCAAACGGTCGGATATACTTTTGAAGAGCTTAAGAGTATTGGTTACAAAAATATCCGCAATCCTCAAGTGAGCGAGAGCGATTACAACAATCTATGGGCTTCAATCAGAAACAAAGAAGATGTGGCGGGGGTATTTTCTCAAGTCAAAAGAGGCGGTGGGCTTGTATGGTTTTATACTAGCTTCAATTGCGTATGCGATGATTCGGGCAAAGTATTGCATGTCTTGGCGTTTGCGATTGAAATCAGCGATTTTGTCCAAAAAGCAAATGAGTCACGCGACACGCTCAATGCGGTCAATCGCTCAATGGCAACAATCGAATTTGACATCAATGGTAGCATTATTAGTGCCAATGAAAATTTCCTCAAAACCGTCAATTATACGCTTGATGAGATCAAGGGCAAACATCATAGGATATTTTGCGAACCTTCTTTTGTGCAGTCAAAGGACTATACGCAGTTTTGGGAGCGATTGAGACGAGGCGAGTTTGTCGCTGGGAAGTTTAAGCGTCTTGGCAAAGACAACAAAGAGGTTTGGCTAGAGGCAAGTTATAACCCGATTTTGGATTCTAATGGACGCGTGTATCGTGTGATTAAGTTTGCGACTGACATCACAGCTCAAGTGCTTAACGATCGAGAAAATACAAAAATCGCTTCTCAAATGGCACAAGAAAACGACAGATTGACGACAGAGGGGACAGGAGTCATCGAAAAAACAACAGACAATATGAAGCAAATCTCTGAAATGATGCAAACAAGCTCTTCACTTGTAGCAAGTCTTGGCTCACAATCTGATGAAATCACTTCAATCATCCAAACAATCAAAGACATTGCAGATCAAACCAACCTCCTAGCCCTCAACGCTGCGATTGAGGCTGCAAGGGCAGGAGAGCATGGAAGAGGGTTTGCAGTGGTGGCAGATGAGGTGAGAAAACTAGCAGAACGCACAGGTCAATCTATCGCAGAGATCACCACGACTATCAACTCTATCCGCGATGTGACAGGACGCGTTGTGGATAGTATCAAGATGAGTATCGATCAGGTCGATGACGGGGTGAAGCTCACAGGTGAAGCAAAAGAGTTTATGGACAAGATTCGCGAAAGTGCTTCACAGGTGGCACAAACTATCCAAAATCGTAGCAACAGCTAA
- a CDS encoding endonuclease MutS2 translates to MLEILPIKSETTMPDSLIKKLDLEEFVEKFQTYFARHKGIEIGGNTDLHKRLLQELESFLLPSLPKVQNLDKALLHIQKMGVLHLEEIIDFCKIILFFQTLKKASYIPKDGRLEQWLQQITLPEKLQAIAHYFNDDGEIKEGIFQEIDSLREHLSRLKKDIAQALSSLLRSDKLSPYLVDHQIHYVNATECLLLKAGFHQVIKGMVLARSQGGFFYLAPQNLVQLKEKEGRLQDLFNDCIYRLCKEISGSFLKHILFLKFINQAFDFIDHINARSRFAKDFNLEFLFPTQTKDIILRNYAHPNLKNPTPLHLEWRKSLLIITGVNAGGKTMLLKSVLSVALLSKYLIPQSLNAHQSKIGHFKEIHAIISDPQNSKNDISTFAGRMLQVSHILSKQTPLVAIDEIELGTDADEASSLYKEILETLIERGAKVIITTHHKRLASLMVSHPQTQLYAAIFDEKNQIPTFGFLKGSIGKSYAFETASRYGIPDAILQKAKKHYGKDKERLNELIERSTSLEMELMAQKNTLQQEIHKAKQKQQKLDEALTHNAQQNEALQNHLHSLYNQALNTLKKEAKNLSQIHQNMNEANKILKQAQQKPPNNTSQELRVGDYVKYGNNKGIIVEKRGDLCVVECEGLRLKTKTHQITPTHKPPLPKTPKKHITYTQKPVGITLDLHGLRVEEALEKAEVFISDCLLAGYDEVLIYHGIGGGILAKAIKDFLKHHPKVVRFEDAPPQMGGFGAKLIWL, encoded by the coding sequence GTGCTGGAGATATTACCTATCAAATCAGAGACAACAATGCCTGATTCACTCATCAAAAAATTAGATTTGGAAGAATTTGTAGAAAAATTCCAAACATATTTCGCACGACACAAAGGCATTGAGATTGGCGGCAACACGGACTTGCACAAACGCTTACTCCAAGAGCTTGAATCCTTTTTGCTCCCCTCGCTTCCAAAAGTGCAAAATCTCGACAAAGCACTCTTGCACATCCAAAAAATGGGGGTACTTCATCTTGAGGAGATTATCGATTTTTGCAAAATCATTTTGTTTTTTCAAACCCTCAAAAAAGCAAGCTATATCCCAAAAGATGGGCGTTTGGAGCAATGGCTTCAACAAATCACACTTCCTGAAAAACTTCAAGCGATTGCTCATTATTTCAATGATGATGGAGAGATCAAAGAGGGGATTTTCCAAGAAATCGATTCGCTAAGAGAGCATTTATCAAGACTCAAAAAAGACATTGCACAAGCCCTCTCTAGTTTGCTCAGAAGCGACAAGCTTAGCCCCTATCTTGTCGATCATCAGATACACTATGTCAATGCCACAGAATGTTTGTTGCTCAAGGCGGGTTTTCATCAAGTGATCAAAGGTATGGTGCTTGCAAGATCACAGGGCGGGTTTTTTTATCTCGCTCCACAGAATCTTGTCCAGCTCAAAGAAAAAGAGGGGCGTTTGCAAGATTTGTTCAATGACTGCATTTATCGACTTTGTAAAGAAATCAGTGGGAGCTTCCTGAAGCATATTTTGTTTTTGAAATTCATCAATCAAGCCTTTGATTTTATCGACCACATCAACGCACGTAGTCGTTTTGCCAAAGATTTCAATCTAGAATTTTTGTTCCCAACTCAAACCAAAGACATCATTCTACGCAACTATGCACACCCCAATCTCAAAAACCCAACACCCCTGCATCTTGAGTGGCGAAAAAGCCTACTCATCATTACAGGCGTGAATGCTGGTGGGAAAACAATGCTACTCAAAAGCGTTTTGAGTGTCGCACTTTTAAGCAAATATTTGATTCCTCAATCTCTCAATGCCCATCAATCCAAAATCGGACATTTCAAAGAAATCCATGCAATCATTTCAGACCCACAAAACAGCAAAAACGACATCTCAACTTTTGCAGGTAGAATGCTACAAGTCTCACATATTTTATCCAAACAAACCCCCCTTGTTGCAATTGATGAGATTGAGCTAGGCACAGATGCCGATGAAGCCTCAAGCCTATACAAAGAGATTTTGGAGACACTGATTGAGCGTGGAGCCAAAGTCATCATCACCACGCACCACAAACGCCTAGCCTCTCTTATGGTTTCACACCCACAGACCCAACTCTACGCAGCTATTTTTGATGAAAAAAATCAAATCCCCACTTTTGGCTTTTTGAAAGGAAGCATTGGCAAAAGCTATGCCTTTGAAACAGCATCGCGTTATGGCATCCCTGATGCTATTTTGCAAAAAGCCAAAAAACACTATGGCAAGGACAAAGAAAGGCTCAATGAACTCATCGAACGCTCCACTTCTCTTGAAATGGAGCTAATGGCACAAAAAAACACCTTGCAACAAGAAATCCACAAAGCCAAGCAAAAACAGCAAAAGCTCGATGAAGCACTCACGCACAATGCCCAACAAAACGAAGCATTGCAAAACCACCTACACTCTCTCTACAATCAAGCCCTCAATACCCTCAAAAAAGAAGCCAAAAATCTATCCCAAATCCACCAAAATATGAACGAAGCCAACAAGATTCTCAAACAAGCACAACAAAAGCCCCCAAACAATACCTCCCAAGAACTGCGTGTGGGTGACTATGTCAAATACGGCAACAACAAAGGTATCATCGTAGAAAAACGCGGAGATTTGTGCGTAGTTGAATGCGAGGGTTTGCGTCTCAAAACCAAAACACATCAGATCACTCCCACCCACAAACCCCCACTGCCCAAAACCCCAAAAAAACATATCACCTACACCCAAAAGCCTGTAGGGATCACGCTAGATCTGCACGGACTACGCGTAGAAGAAGCACTAGAAAAAGCGGAAGTTTTTATCTCGGATTGTTTGTTGGCAGGATATGATGAAGTGCTGATTTATCATGGAATCGGTGGAGGGATCCTCGCAAAAGCGATCAAAGATTTTTTGAAACACCACCCAAAAGTTGTGAGATTTGAAGACGCCCCTCCACAAATGGGAGGCTTTGGAGCCAAATTGATTTGGCTTTAG
- the mnmA gene encoding tRNA 2-thiouridine(34) synthase MnmA — MKVALLMSGGVDSSYCAYLLKKQGHEVLGIYLKLHGKEEKHQMFIQNCEKVASKLEIEFQVIDAQKEFKEKVYDEFIASYQRGETPNPCALCNPLMKFGLALDRAMEMGCEKIATGHYARIEEINGIKRIAQAKDPSKDQSYFLYAISQHAIDSLIFPLGDYFKSDVKKEAFEAMPWFGTLETYKESQEICFVETDYIDILKKTLQVDQKGVVKDTAGNVVGEHKGYMQYTVGKRKGFSVKGALEPHYVLGIDAQKNELIVGKKEELAVNRVKAVNKSLNQFTDGEYEVKIRYRSQKSKAKVTLKDGVIEAELYEDVFGVAKGQALVVYQGECVLGGGVIV, encoded by the coding sequence ATGAAAGTTGCATTGTTGATGAGCGGGGGAGTGGATAGTTCTTATTGTGCATATTTGCTCAAAAAACAAGGGCATGAAGTGCTAGGTATCTATCTAAAACTGCACGGCAAAGAAGAAAAACATCAAATGTTTATCCAAAATTGCGAGAAAGTCGCTTCAAAACTAGAAATCGAGTTTCAAGTCATCGATGCTCAAAAAGAATTCAAAGAAAAAGTTTATGATGAATTTATCGCCTCATACCAAAGAGGAGAGACACCCAATCCCTGTGCCTTGTGCAATCCTTTGATGAAGTTTGGGCTTGCTTTGGATAGAGCGATGGAGATGGGGTGTGAAAAAATCGCAACAGGACACTATGCACGCATCGAAGAGATCAATGGGATCAAAAGGATCGCTCAAGCTAAAGATCCTAGTAAAGATCAGAGTTATTTTCTCTATGCGATTTCTCAACACGCAATTGATTCTTTGATTTTTCCATTGGGGGATTATTTCAAAAGCGATGTGAAAAAAGAGGCATTTGAAGCGATGCCGTGGTTTGGGACACTTGAAACCTATAAAGAATCACAAGAAATTTGCTTTGTTGAGACAGATTATATTGATATTTTGAAAAAGACTTTGCAAGTGGATCAAAAGGGGGTTGTGAAAGACACTGCAGGTAATGTGGTGGGCGAACATAAAGGCTATATGCAATACACCGTGGGAAAACGCAAGGGGTTTAGCGTCAAAGGGGCGTTAGAGCCTCATTATGTGTTGGGGATCGATGCTCAAAAAAATGAACTCATCGTGGGCAAAAAAGAAGAACTCGCAGTCAATCGCGTCAAGGCAGTCAATAAGAGCCTCAATCAATTCACAGATGGGGAGTATGAGGTCAAGATCCGCTATCGTAGCCAAAAGAGCAAAGCAAAAGTCACACTCAAAGATGGGGTGATCGAAGCAGAGCTGTATGAAGATGTATTTGGGGTTGCCAAAGGACAGGCTCTTGTCGTGTATCAAGGAGAATGTGTGCTTGGTGGTGGAGTGATTGTGTAG
- the murC gene encoding UDP-N-acetylmuramate--L-alanine ligase, with protein MFQKIHFVGIGGIGISGLAKYLHSQGVQITGSDIAHNKLTHKLLQSDIPISIPHSAHSITDQDLVIHSAIIKPSNIELQEAQQKGIPILSRKEALKEILKDKRVFSICGAHGKSTTTAMLSSILPHFGAIIGAESKEFDCNVRAIPSDSIVFEADESDQSFLNSNPYCAIVTNTEPEHMESYDYNLEAFYDAYLQFLTKATKRVINMEDPFLATLDLEAIRLYPQEDIKEIEFFLKDDEPFTRFRLKDLGIFEVWGFGYHTALNASMAILAAKEEISLSQIRTNLTHFKGIKKRFDIVYKDTQTIIIDDYAHHPTEIKSTLQAIGTYTQIKNISPIICIWQPHKYSRFLDNQQEFIQCFCACDKLVILPVWRAGEEHQEIDFASLFASYNPILAHSITQKQGVVYLHDEHGEIFQQFDSGLIVGFGAGDITYQIRDNNA; from the coding sequence ATGTTTCAAAAAATACATTTTGTCGGAATAGGTGGGATCGGAATCTCTGGTCTTGCCAAATACTTGCACTCTCAAGGTGTGCAAATCACGGGATCAGACATCGCCCACAACAAACTCACTCATAAACTCTTACAATCTGACATTCCTATCTCTATCCCTCACTCTGCCCACTCTATCACAGATCAAGATCTAGTCATCCACTCTGCGATCATCAAACCCTCCAACATCGAACTTCAAGAAGCACAGCAAAAAGGGATCCCCATCCTCTCACGCAAAGAAGCACTCAAAGAAATCCTCAAAGACAAAAGGGTTTTTAGCATTTGTGGGGCTCATGGCAAAAGCACAACAACAGCAATGCTTAGTAGTATTTTGCCTCATTTTGGTGCAATCATTGGGGCGGAGAGCAAAGAGTTTGATTGTAATGTCAGAGCGATCCCAAGCGATAGTATCGTCTTTGAAGCCGATGAATCCGATCAGAGCTTCCTCAACTCCAACCCCTATTGTGCCATCGTCACAAACACAGAGCCTGAACACATGGAAAGCTATGATTACAATCTAGAGGCTTTTTATGATGCTTATTTGCAATTCCTTACCAAAGCCACCAAACGCGTCATTAATATGGAAGATCCTTTTTTGGCTACTTTGGATCTTGAAGCCATACGCCTATACCCCCAAGAAGACATCAAAGAGATTGAGTTTTTTCTCAAAGACGATGAGCCTTTTACGCGTTTCCGCCTCAAAGATTTGGGGATTTTTGAGGTGTGGGGGTTTGGCTACCACACTGCACTCAATGCCTCTATGGCAATTTTGGCTGCAAAAGAGGAAATATCCCTCTCACAAATACGCACCAATTTGACACATTTCAAAGGGATCAAAAAACGCTTTGACATTGTCTATAAAGACACTCAAACAATCATCATCGATGATTATGCACATCATCCCACAGAGATCAAAAGCACCCTACAAGCGATTGGCACCTACACTCAAATCAAAAACATCTCTCCGATTATTTGCATTTGGCAACCCCACAAATACTCTCGCTTTTTGGACAATCAGCAAGAGTTTATCCAATGCTTTTGCGCTTGTGACAAATTGGTCATTTTGCCCGTGTGGCGTGCTGGAGAGGAACATCAAGAGATTGATTTTGCCTCACTTTTTGCCTCATACAACCCAATCCTCGCTCACTCTATCACCCAAAAGCAGGGGGTGGTCTATCTGCACGATGAACATGGAGAGATTTTTCAACAATTTGATTCAGGATTGATTGTGGGGTTTGGTGCTGGAGATATTACCTATCAAATCAGAGACAACAATGCCTGA